A region from the Aeromicrobium choanae genome encodes:
- a CDS encoding ABC transporter ATP-binding protein, protein MSDRAERAPLEELWRRYDRYRKRLVLAVVLSTVNKVADVVPELLIGAAVDVVVRGEGSFVAEVLGVESRFAQLGWLAAINAVVWIVESASQYFAAVTWRGLAQSVEHDLRVEAYDHAQRLDVHWHEGRPQGSTLATINDDVNQLERFLDIGAPALLQTALNILLVGAVFAVASWELLLLAFLPIPLIVFGSLWFQGRLEPLYASVRERVADLSGLIAANLGGITTIKAFTAEDRERDRVEQASAAYRQANVDAIRSSAAFVPLVRMAILVGFTCTLLFGGWATLNGELEVGLYSVLVFMTQRLLWPLTEIAEMLDLYQRGRASTARILALLDEPIDVPAGTVALPSPVAGRLELSGVRAGYADGPDVLHGIDLVVPAGETHAIVGPTGAGKSSLLRLMLRFDDPRSGEVSLDGRDLRELEWESLRGSIGYVSQDVFLFAGTIAENIAYGRPGADREAVAEAARQAAADGFIEALPLGYDTWVGERGVTLSGGQRQRLALARALLRDPAVLILDEATSAVDNETEAAIQVSLQTATRNRTAIMVAHRLSTVRHADRIWVLDAGHIIEAGTHDELVAARGAYAALWSVQTGSVA, encoded by the coding sequence ATGTCCGACCGCGCCGAACGCGCGCCACTCGAGGAGCTGTGGCGCCGGTACGACCGGTACCGCAAGCGGCTCGTCCTCGCCGTCGTGCTGTCCACGGTCAACAAGGTCGCCGACGTCGTGCCCGAGCTGCTGATCGGCGCCGCGGTCGACGTGGTGGTCCGCGGCGAGGGGTCCTTCGTGGCCGAGGTGCTCGGCGTCGAGTCGCGCTTCGCCCAGCTGGGCTGGCTCGCCGCGATCAACGCGGTCGTGTGGATCGTCGAGTCCGCGTCGCAGTACTTCGCCGCCGTCACGTGGCGGGGCCTCGCGCAGTCCGTGGAGCACGACCTACGGGTCGAGGCGTACGACCACGCGCAGCGGCTGGACGTGCACTGGCACGAGGGCCGCCCGCAGGGGTCGACGCTGGCCACCATCAACGACGACGTGAACCAGCTCGAGCGCTTCCTCGACATCGGCGCCCCGGCGCTGCTGCAGACCGCGCTCAACATCCTGCTGGTCGGCGCCGTGTTCGCGGTCGCGTCGTGGGAGCTGCTGCTGCTGGCGTTCCTGCCGATCCCGCTCATCGTGTTCGGGTCCTTGTGGTTCCAGGGTCGGCTCGAGCCGCTCTACGCGTCGGTGCGCGAGCGGGTCGCCGACCTCTCGGGGCTGATCGCGGCGAACCTCGGCGGCATCACCACGATCAAGGCGTTCACGGCCGAGGATCGCGAGCGCGACCGGGTGGAGCAGGCGTCGGCCGCGTACCGCCAGGCGAACGTCGACGCGATCCGGTCATCGGCGGCGTTCGTCCCGCTGGTGCGGATGGCGATCCTCGTCGGGTTCACGTGCACGCTGCTCTTCGGCGGCTGGGCGACCCTGAACGGCGAGCTGGAGGTCGGCCTCTACTCGGTCCTGGTGTTCATGACCCAGCGCCTGCTGTGGCCGCTGACCGAGATCGCCGAGATGCTCGACCTCTACCAGCGCGGCCGGGCGTCGACCGCGCGCATCCTGGCTCTGCTCGACGAGCCCATCGACGTCCCCGCGGGCACGGTCGCGCTGCCGTCGCCGGTGGCGGGGCGCCTCGAACTGTCGGGCGTCCGCGCGGGCTACGCCGACGGACCCGACGTGCTGCACGGCATCGATCTGGTGGTCCCGGCGGGGGAGACGCACGCGATCGTCGGCCCCACCGGTGCGGGCAAGTCCTCGCTGCTGCGGCTCATGCTGCGCTTCGACGACCCGCGCTCCGGTGAGGTCAGCCTCGACGGCCGCGACCTGCGCGAGCTCGAGTGGGAGTCGCTGCGCGGCTCGATCGGCTACGTCTCGCAGGACGTGTTCCTGTTCGCCGGGACGATCGCGGAGAACATCGCGTACGGGCGCCCGGGAGCCGACCGCGAGGCCGTCGCCGAGGCGGCCCGCCAGGCCGCCGCCGACGGCTTCATCGAGGCGCTGCCGCTCGGGTACGACACGTGGGTGGGGGAGCGGGGCGTCACGCTCTCGGGCGGCCAGCGCCAGCGGCTCGCCCTGGCCCGTGCGCTCCTGCGCGACCCCGCCGTGCTGATCCTCGACGAGGCGACCAGCGCGGTCGACAACGAGACCGAGGCCGCCATCCAGGTGTCGCTGCAGACCGCCACCCGCAACCGCACCGCGATCATGGTGGCCCACCGCCTCTCCACGGTGCGCCACGCCGACCGCATCTGGGTGCTGGACGCCGGCCACATCATCGAGGCCGGGACCCACGACGAGCTCGTCGCCGCCCGCGGCGCCTACGCCGCCCTCTGGAGCGTGCAGACCGGCTCCGTCGCCTGA
- a CDS encoding lipase family protein codes for MRPDRSRRRAAPALVAVAIVVGVVLIARPLSAMDVLLVVSVASLAVIGAHEALTGSRLRDRVVGGVLLVTSVVLALQPHWNVRVLVTVFAVVLLGEGLARVRRRRFRSELALGIGLAILGVLALAWPDVTVFVIGVVLGLRLVLFGFPRLGARIPRPLVATVVLATAVALAGYTVAVTVIAPQPDSFYTAPDETPRSPGLLLRAEPFTTDVPEGARAWRILYSTTQAGDEPTVASALVAVPRERLRARPSVVAWAHGTTGFDRRCAPSLRRTRTIGAGGIEAVHAALDEGWAVVAPDYPGLGTRGVQPYLIGSGEARSVLDAVRAARRIPQLSLSSETVVWGHSQGGHAALWTAMTQPGYAPDVPLAGVAAMSPVSSPATFLRDLQRRPVGTIFVAYALAAYAGTYPDVEPGDHVRASARLPMERIADRCLRSPTSKVSLTEARIMADRFVANSLYEGGLGRRLSENDATGTMEAPVLIAQGESDRVVTLGLQDAYVRERCAAGQSLDYRTYAGRGHGDLLREDSPFVDELLAWTADRFAGEPTTTTC; via the coding sequence ATGCGTCCCGATCGATCCCGCCGCCGCGCCGCGCCCGCGCTCGTCGCCGTGGCGATCGTCGTGGGGGTCGTGCTGATCGCGCGGCCGCTGAGCGCCATGGACGTCCTGCTGGTCGTCTCGGTCGCTTCCCTCGCCGTGATCGGCGCGCACGAGGCGCTGACCGGATCCCGCCTGCGCGACCGCGTCGTGGGCGGCGTCCTGCTCGTCACCTCGGTGGTCCTGGCGCTCCAGCCGCACTGGAACGTGCGCGTCCTCGTCACGGTGTTCGCCGTGGTGCTGCTCGGCGAGGGTCTCGCCCGGGTCAGGCGCCGCCGCTTCCGGTCCGAGCTGGCCCTCGGCATCGGTCTGGCGATCCTCGGCGTCCTCGCGCTGGCCTGGCCCGACGTGACGGTCTTCGTGATCGGCGTCGTCCTGGGGCTGCGTCTCGTGCTGTTCGGCTTCCCCCGGCTGGGGGCGCGGATCCCCCGGCCCCTCGTCGCGACCGTCGTGCTGGCGACCGCGGTCGCGCTCGCGGGCTACACGGTCGCCGTCACCGTGATCGCGCCGCAGCCCGACAGCTTCTACACCGCACCCGACGAGACGCCCCGCTCCCCCGGCCTGCTGCTACGGGCGGAGCCGTTCACGACCGACGTGCCCGAGGGCGCCCGGGCGTGGCGCATCCTCTACAGCACCACGCAGGCGGGCGACGAGCCCACGGTGGCCAGCGCCCTGGTCGCGGTCCCCCGGGAGCGGTTGCGTGCCCGCCCGTCGGTCGTGGCGTGGGCGCACGGCACGACCGGGTTCGACCGCCGGTGCGCGCCCAGCCTGCGCCGCACTCGCACGATCGGCGCGGGCGGGATCGAGGCCGTCCACGCGGCGCTCGACGAGGGCTGGGCGGTCGTCGCTCCGGACTATCCGGGCCTGGGCACGCGGGGCGTCCAGCCCTACCTGATCGGCTCGGGCGAGGCCCGCTCGGTGCTCGACGCCGTGCGCGCCGCACGCCGCATCCCCCAGCTGTCGCTCTCGAGCGAGACCGTCGTGTGGGGCCACTCGCAGGGCGGCCACGCCGCCCTGTGGACCGCGATGACGCAGCCGGGCTACGCGCCCGACGTGCCCCTGGCCGGTGTCGCGGCGATGTCCCCGGTGAGCAGTCCGGCCACCTTCCTGCGCGACCTCCAGCGCCGTCCCGTCGGCACGATCTTCGTCGCGTACGCCCTGGCCGCGTACGCGGGGACGTACCCCGACGTCGAGCCGGGCGACCACGTCCGCGCCAGCGCGCGGCTGCCGATGGAGCGCATCGCCGACCGGTGCCTGCGGTCCCCCACCTCGAAGGTCTCCTTGACCGAGGCGCGGATCATGGCCGACCGGTTCGTGGCGAACTCGCTCTACGAGGGCGGCCTGGGCCGGCGGCTCAGCGAGAACGACGCGACCGGGACGATGGAGGCGCCCGTGCTGATCGCGCAGGGCGAGAGCGACCGGGTCGTCACCCTCGGCCTGCAGGACGCCTACGTGCGCGAGCGCTGCGCGGCCGGCCAGTCACTGGACTACCGCACCTACGCGGGCCGCGGCCACGGCGACCTCCTGCGCGAGGACTCGCCGTTCGTCGACGAGCTGCTCGCCTGGACGGCCGACCGCTTCGCCGGCGAGCCCACGACGACCACCTGCTGA
- a CDS encoding Gfo/Idh/MocA family protein encodes MMLPAPRTPDPRDAPSLRWGILGAGGIAAVMTAALLEGTTQQVVAVGSRDLAKARAFAERFGIARAHGSYEDLVDDPEVDAVYVATPHSAHLEHALLAIGAGRHLLVEKAFTRNAAEADAVLEAAEDAGVTCVEAMWSRFLPGFDVVRRAVADGLLGDVRLVQADHGQLLYPDGPVRLAEPSLAGGALLDLGVYPLHLAAMLMPQVVELRATGTLTPLGVDEQETIGLRDASGAIAAISASMSATSPTEASVTGTEARLELDGPFYQPSLIRLVDPADRVLDTWESASPDAHLGLRFEAVELARRVAEGQPESPLLPWSETRRVMGLMDEVRAQLGVVLPGE; translated from the coding sequence ATGATGCTGCCCGCGCCCCGCACGCCCGATCCTCGCGACGCGCCGTCCCTGCGGTGGGGCATCCTCGGCGCCGGGGGCATCGCCGCGGTGATGACCGCCGCCCTGCTGGAGGGCACGACGCAGCAGGTCGTGGCGGTCGGCTCACGCGATCTGGCGAAGGCGCGCGCGTTCGCCGAGCGGTTCGGGATCGCACGGGCGCACGGCTCGTACGAGGATCTCGTCGACGATCCGGAGGTCGACGCGGTCTACGTCGCGACGCCGCACTCGGCGCACCTCGAGCACGCCCTGCTCGCGATCGGCGCCGGCAGGCACCTGCTCGTCGAGAAGGCCTTCACCCGTAACGCCGCCGAGGCCGACGCGGTGCTCGAGGCCGCCGAGGACGCGGGCGTGACGTGCGTCGAGGCGATGTGGTCGCGCTTCCTGCCGGGGTTCGACGTCGTCCGGCGGGCGGTCGCGGACGGTCTCCTCGGCGACGTCCGGCTCGTCCAGGCCGACCACGGGCAGCTGCTGTACCCCGATGGTCCCGTGCGGCTGGCCGAGCCCTCGCTCGCCGGCGGCGCCCTGCTGGACCTCGGCGTGTACCCGCTGCATCTCGCGGCGATGCTCATGCCGCAGGTCGTCGAGCTCCGCGCCACGGGCACCCTCACGCCGCTGGGGGTCGACGAGCAGGAGACCATCGGCCTGCGCGACGCGTCCGGCGCGATCGCGGCGATCAGTGCCTCCATGTCGGCGACCTCGCCCACCGAGGCGAGCGTGACCGGCACCGAGGCCCGGCTCGAGCTCGACGGGCCGTTCTACCAGCCCTCGTTGATCCGCCTCGTCGATCCCGCCGATCGCGTGCTCGACACGTGGGAGTCCGCCTCGCCCGACGCGCACCTGGGCCTGAGGTTCGAGGCCGTGGAGCTCGCCCGGCGCGTGGCCGAGGGGCAGCCGGAGTCACCGCTGCTGCCATGGTCGGAGACCCGGCGGGTCATGGGCCTGATGGACGAGGTGCGCGCCCAGCTGGGCGTGGTGCTGCCCGGGGAGTAG
- a CDS encoding acyl-CoA dehydrogenase family protein, translated as MDLSLNEDQRSFRALARDFLDKEVVPYRAEWDRVESVDTAIIPKLGDIGFLGLTIPEEYGGIGGDYVTYVLAMEELGRADSAIRGIVSVSMGLCGKSVLQFGTEEQKQRWLPGIASGRELGCFGLTEPDHGSDAGNLKTRAVREGDDWVINGSKIFITNGTWADVALVFARTGGPGAKGVSAFLVPTDTPGFEATEVKGKLGLRGQATAALSFDDVRVPADALLGEEGQGFRIAMTALDKGRVGIAASCVGIVQGCLEATVEYTTAREQFGKPIASYQMVQDMIAEMSVDADAARLLTWRAADLIERGERFSVEASKAKLFASEAAVKAANLAIQAFGGYGYVDEYPVQKYMRDARVMTLYEGTSQIQKLIIGRAETGISAFS; from the coding sequence ATGGACCTGAGCCTGAACGAGGACCAACGCAGCTTCCGTGCGCTCGCGCGTGACTTCCTGGACAAGGAGGTGGTGCCGTATCGCGCCGAGTGGGACCGCGTGGAGTCGGTCGACACCGCGATCATCCCCAAGCTGGGCGACATCGGCTTCCTCGGCCTGACGATCCCCGAGGAGTACGGCGGCATCGGGGGCGACTACGTCACGTACGTCCTCGCGATGGAGGAGCTCGGCCGCGCCGACTCGGCCATCCGCGGCATCGTCTCGGTCTCGATGGGCCTGTGCGGCAAGTCGGTGCTGCAGTTCGGCACCGAGGAGCAGAAGCAGCGCTGGCTGCCCGGCATCGCCTCGGGTCGCGAGCTCGGCTGCTTCGGTCTGACCGAGCCCGACCACGGCTCCGACGCCGGCAACCTGAAGACGCGCGCCGTGCGCGAGGGCGACGACTGGGTCATCAACGGCTCCAAGATCTTCATCACGAACGGCACGTGGGCCGACGTCGCGCTGGTCTTCGCACGGACGGGAGGACCGGGCGCGAAGGGGGTCTCGGCGTTCCTCGTCCCGACCGACACCCCCGGCTTCGAGGCCACCGAGGTGAAGGGCAAGCTCGGCCTGCGCGGCCAGGCCACGGCGGCCCTGTCGTTCGACGACGTCCGCGTGCCGGCCGACGCGCTGCTGGGGGAGGAGGGCCAGGGCTTCCGCATCGCGATGACGGCGCTGGACAAGGGCCGGGTCGGCATCGCCGCCAGCTGCGTCGGGATCGTGCAGGGCTGCCTGGAGGCCACGGTCGAGTACACCACCGCGCGCGAGCAGTTCGGCAAGCCGATCGCGAGCTACCAGATGGTGCAGGACATGATCGCCGAGATGTCGGTGGACGCCGACGCCGCGCGGCTGCTCACGTGGCGCGCCGCCGACCTGATCGAGCGCGGCGAGCGCTTCAGCGTCGAGGCCTCGAAGGCCAAGCTGTTCGCTTCGGAGGCCGCCGTGAAGGCCGCCAACCTGGCCATCCAGGCCTTCGGCGGCTACGGCTACGTCGACGAGTACCCCGTGCAGAAGTACATGCGCGACGCCCGCGTGATGACGCTCTACGAGGGCACCAGCCAGATCCAGAAGCTCATCATCGGTCGCGCCGAGACCGGCATCAGCGCGTTCTCGTGA
- a CDS encoding DUF456 domain-containing protein: MSGTVLDLLVALAILAGLVGAVVQVIPGGLVVGTAVFVWGAVTGGTLGWSVAAVAVILTAAALVLKYLLAGRYLKRRGVPNRSLLVGAVLGIIGFFVIPFVGLFIGFIGGTYLAELQRLRDPRAARQATAHAMRATGISILVELAMALVTAMVWLGAVLSVRL; the protein is encoded by the coding sequence GTGAGCGGCACCGTGCTCGACCTGCTGGTCGCGCTGGCCATCCTCGCCGGGCTGGTCGGCGCCGTGGTGCAGGTCATCCCCGGCGGGCTCGTCGTGGGCACCGCCGTCTTCGTGTGGGGGGCGGTCACCGGCGGCACGCTGGGCTGGTCCGTCGCCGCGGTCGCGGTGATCCTGACCGCGGCGGCGCTCGTGCTGAAGTACCTGCTCGCCGGTCGCTACCTGAAGCGGCGCGGCGTGCCCAACCGCAGCCTGCTCGTCGGTGCCGTGCTGGGCATCATCGGCTTCTTCGTCATCCCGTTCGTCGGACTGTTCATCGGCTTCATCGGTGGCACGTACCTCGCCGAGCTGCAGCGGCTGCGCGATCCCCGTGCCGCGCGACAGGCCACGGCGCACGCCATGAGGGCCACCGGGATCTCGATCCTCGTCGAGCTGGCGATGGCCCTGGTGACCGCGATGGTGTGGCTGGGAGCGGTGCTGTCGGTGCGCCTGTGA
- a CDS encoding VIT1/CCC1 transporter family protein gives MSVEEPHAGVTSQKLNWLRAGVLGANDGIVSVASLVVGVAGATNDTSAIATAGTAALVGGAISMALGEYVSVSSQRDSERNLIAIERHELRDDPEGELDELAEMLQDRGISAATARVAAREMTEHDALAAHLEVELGLDQDDLVSPWHAAFSSAVAFTLGGLLPLAAMLLTGLEWRVGVTFVAVLMALALTGSVAAHIGGGPKGRAALRLVVGGALALVLTHAIGQALDTSGMV, from the coding sequence ATGTCCGTCGAGGAGCCACACGCCGGCGTCACGTCGCAGAAGCTGAACTGGCTCCGGGCCGGTGTCCTGGGGGCCAACGACGGCATCGTGTCCGTGGCGTCGCTCGTGGTGGGCGTCGCCGGCGCCACGAACGACACGAGCGCGATCGCCACGGCGGGCACCGCGGCGCTCGTGGGCGGAGCGATCTCGATGGCGCTGGGGGAGTACGTCTCGGTCAGCAGCCAGCGCGACTCCGAGCGCAACCTCATCGCGATCGAGAGGCACGAGCTGCGCGACGATCCGGAGGGCGAGCTCGACGAGCTCGCCGAGATGCTGCAGGACCGCGGGATCAGCGCTGCCACCGCGCGGGTGGCGGCCCGCGAGATGACCGAGCACGATGCCCTGGCCGCCCACCTCGAGGTCGAGTTGGGTCTCGACCAGGACGACCTCGTCAGTCCGTGGCACGCGGCGTTCTCGTCGGCCGTGGCGTTCACGCTGGGCGGTCTGCTGCCGCTGGCGGCGATGCTGCTCACCGGGCTCGAGTGGCGCGTCGGCGTGACCTTCGTGGCGGTCCTGATGGCGCTCGCACTCACCGGATCCGTCGCGGCGCACATCGGCGGTGGGCCGAAGGGCCGCGCCGCGCTGCGACTCGTGGTCGGCGGAGCGCTCGCGCTCGTGCTGACCCACGCCATCGGCCAGGCGCTGGACACCTCCGGCATGGTCTAG
- a CDS encoding CAP domain-containing protein, producing the protein MRHILAAFLVALALVTVPAAPQATAMSNAAFGKKLHQQTNASRAFRDIKKLKYQKCVDRYAQRQANRMAKKRKIYHQELGPILRRCKLSSVGENVATGFTSPKANVKAWLKSPGHRRNLLNRKFTRLGIGVAKAGGRTYTVQVFGRPA; encoded by the coding sequence ATGCGCCACATTCTCGCGGCATTTCTGGTAGCCCTCGCGCTGGTGACCGTTCCCGCGGCCCCGCAGGCGACGGCGATGTCCAACGCCGCGTTCGGCAAGAAGCTGCACCAGCAGACGAACGCGTCCCGCGCGTTCCGCGACATCAAGAAGCTGAAGTACCAGAAGTGCGTGGATCGCTACGCGCAGCGCCAGGCGAACCGCATGGCGAAGAAGCGCAAGATCTACCACCAGGAGCTCGGCCCGATCCTGCGCAGGTGCAAGCTCAGCTCGGTGGGGGAGAACGTCGCCACGGGCTTCACCTCGCCGAAGGCCAACGTGAAGGCCTGGCTGAAGTCGCCGGGCCACCGGCGCAACCTGCTGAACCGCAAGTTCACGCGCCTGGGGATCGGCGTGGCCAAGGCCGGGGGACGCACCTACACGGTGCAGGTCTTCGGGCGCCCTGCCTGA
- the cls gene encoding cardiolipin synthase gives MEWGTLISLAAVVAIITINIAAIGIIPEGRRPQTAMAWLILIVFAPFLGLVAFFFFGSARIGHQRHRQLTAGNAVIARQTEGLTSKVPDDAPDYLGPIVRLNHRLAWMPLTAGNHVTLLPDYQESIDEMVAAIDTAERHVHVEFYIMALDEMTIPFFDALDRATARGVTVRLLFDHLGTRGIPGYKELKKRLAASDIQWHLMMPLLPLKRRFRRPDLRNHRKLLVVDDVVGFTGSLNLTHPSYNKPKNLAVGRAWVELWMRLEGPVVATIDALFAADWALETSEMLDVQTQEVDQVPHSERDVVGVHAQLVPSGPGFEAENNLRLFTSLIYSARHRISLTSPYFVPDETLLYAVTTAAQRGVDVELFVSEQADQFMVGHAQASYYRELLEAGVRIWLYPKPFVLHAKHFSIDEDIAVVGTSNMDMRSFALNYEMSLMVPDRGVVERIRVVEDAYRDLSRELLLDEWLQRPAGTRFVDNAMRLTATLQ, from the coding sequence ATGGAATGGGGCACGCTGATCTCGCTGGCCGCCGTCGTCGCCATCATCACGATCAACATCGCGGCGATCGGCATCATCCCGGAGGGTCGCCGTCCGCAGACGGCGATGGCCTGGCTGATCCTGATCGTCTTCGCGCCTTTCCTGGGCCTGGTGGCGTTCTTCTTCTTCGGCAGCGCGCGCATCGGCCACCAGCGCCATCGCCAGCTCACCGCCGGCAACGCCGTCATCGCCCGCCAGACCGAAGGGCTGACCAGCAAGGTTCCGGACGACGCGCCCGACTACCTGGGGCCCATCGTCCGGCTCAACCACCGGCTGGCGTGGATGCCGCTCACCGCGGGCAACCACGTCACCCTGCTTCCCGACTACCAGGAGTCGATCGACGAGATGGTCGCGGCGATCGACACCGCGGAACGCCACGTGCACGTGGAGTTCTACATCATGGCGCTCGACGAGATGACCATCCCGTTCTTCGACGCGCTCGACCGCGCCACGGCCCGCGGGGTCACGGTGCGCCTGCTCTTCGACCACCTCGGCACCCGCGGCATCCCGGGGTACAAGGAACTGAAGAAGCGCCTCGCCGCCTCGGACATCCAGTGGCACCTGATGATGCCGCTGCTCCCGCTGAAGCGACGCTTCCGCCGGCCCGACCTGCGCAACCACCGCAAGCTGCTCGTGGTGGACGACGTGGTGGGCTTCACCGGGTCGCTCAACCTGACGCACCCCTCGTACAACAAGCCCAAGAACCTCGCGGTGGGCCGCGCCTGGGTGGAGCTGTGGATGCGTCTCGAGGGGCCCGTCGTGGCCACCATCGACGCCCTGTTCGCGGCGGACTGGGCGCTGGAGACGTCCGAGATGCTCGACGTGCAGACGCAGGAGGTCGACCAGGTCCCGCACTCCGAGCGCGACGTGGTCGGCGTCCACGCCCAGCTGGTGCCGAGTGGGCCTGGCTTCGAGGCGGAGAACAACCTGCGCCTGTTCACGTCGCTGATCTACAGCGCCCGGCACCGGATCAGCCTGACGAGCCCCTACTTCGTGCCGGACGAGACCTTGCTCTACGCGGTCACCACGGCCGCCCAGCGCGGCGTCGACGTGGAGCTGTTCGTCAGCGAGCAGGCCGACCAGTTCATGGTCGGTCACGCCCAGGCGTCCTACTACCGCGAGCTGCTGGAGGCGGGCGTGCGCATCTGGCTCTACCCCAAGCCGTTCGTCCTGCACGCGAAGCACTTCAGCATCGACGAGGACATCGCCGTGGTCGGCACGAGCAACATGGACATGCGATCGTTCGCGCTCAACTACGAGATGAGCCTGATGGTGCCCGACCGCGGCGTCGTCGAGCGGATCCGCGTCGTCGAGGACGCCTACCGCGACCTCTCGCGCGAGCTGCTGCTCGACGAGTGGTTGCAGCGGCCCGCCGGCACGCGCTTCGTCGACAACGCGATGCGGCTGACCGCGACCCTGCAGTGA
- the arfB gene encoding alternative ribosome rescue aminoacyl-tRNA hydrolase ArfB, whose product MTPDGRIRLPESELSWRFSRSSGPGGQHVNTTETRVEVLWSPTDSTVLTPDQRDRVAARLRGRLVDGKVSVVSSTHRSQLRNREDAVLRLEQLVTEALRPAKRRRPTRPTRGSVERRLDAKKRRSQVKRDRRDW is encoded by the coding sequence ATGACGCCTGACGGTCGCATCCGGCTGCCCGAGTCGGAGCTGAGCTGGCGCTTCAGCCGCTCCTCCGGCCCGGGCGGCCAGCACGTCAACACCACCGAGACCCGCGTCGAGGTCCTGTGGTCGCCCACGGACAGCACCGTGCTGACCCCCGACCAGAGGGACCGAGTCGCCGCCCGCCTGCGCGGCCGGCTCGTCGACGGCAAGGTCTCGGTGGTCTCCTCCACCCACCGCTCGCAGCTGCGCAACCGTGAGGACGCCGTGCTGCGGCTCGAGCAGCTCGTGACCGAGGCCCTGCGCCCGGCGAAGCGACGCCGGCCCACCCGGCCCACGCGCGGATCGGTCGAGCGTCGCCTGGACGCCAAGAAGCGGCGCAGCCAGGTCAAGCGCGACCGCCGCGACTGGTGA
- a CDS encoding PadR family transcriptional regulator, with the protein MHSTPPNPAGQHRHPRRGRRPGGPRDFDWDLGPGRTGRPGPRGPRRGRKGGDVRAAALLLLDEAPAHGYHLIQQIAARSEGAWTPSPGSIYPVLQQLEDEGFVEFERVDGRKTATLTDEGKSYVEEHREALGEPWNPEQLRRGGDAESTALITSLKTLSAATRQVMTVGTPAQQAKAVDVVNEARRQLYGLLADDDA; encoded by the coding sequence ATGCACAGCACTCCTCCCAACCCCGCCGGCCAGCACCGGCACCCCCGCCGCGGGCGTCGCCCCGGTGGACCCCGCGACTTCGACTGGGACCTCGGTCCCGGCCGGACGGGCCGCCCCGGACCTCGTGGTCCGCGCCGCGGCCGCAAGGGTGGCGACGTCCGCGCCGCCGCTCTCCTGCTCCTGGACGAGGCGCCCGCTCACGGGTACCACCTGATCCAGCAGATCGCCGCGCGCAGCGAAGGCGCCTGGACACCGAGCCCCGGCTCGATCTACCCGGTCCTGCAGCAGCTCGAGGACGAGGGCTTCGTCGAGTTCGAGCGCGTCGACGGTCGCAAGACCGCCACGCTCACCGACGAGGGGAAGTCCTACGTCGAGGAGCACCGTGAGGCGCTCGGCGAGCCGTGGAACCCCGAGCAGCTCCGACGCGGCGGCGACGCCGAGTCGACTGCCCTGATCACGTCGCTCAAGACGCTCTCGGCGGCCACCCGCCAGGTCATGACGGTCGGCACGCCGGCCCAGCAGGCCAAGGCGGTCGACGTCGTCAACGAGGCCCGGCGCCAGCTGTACGGCCTCCTCGCGGACGATGACGCCTGA
- a CDS encoding CBS domain-containing protein, with the protein MRVRDVLSAKGSSAVFTISPDATVDELLDLLAEHNIGALVVSPDGKSMAGIVSERDIVRKLRALPDPREATVEQIMTTDVQVCTPEDSFGSLMSSMTEHRVRHIPVLEDDEIVGVLSIGDAVKFRMDQLEFERDQLTHYVQS; encoded by the coding sequence ATGCGTGTTCGTGACGTACTCAGCGCCAAGGGCAGTTCGGCGGTGTTCACCATCTCGCCCGATGCCACGGTCGACGAGCTGCTGGACCTGCTCGCCGAGCACAACATCGGCGCCCTGGTGGTCAGCCCCGACGGGAAGTCGATGGCGGGCATCGTGTCCGAGCGCGACATCGTCCGCAAGCTGCGAGCGCTGCCCGATCCCCGCGAGGCGACCGTCGAGCAGATCATGACCACGGACGTCCAGGTGTGCACGCCCGAGGACTCGTTCGGATCGCTCATGAGCTCGATGACCGAGCACCGAGTCCGGCACATCCCCGTCCTCGAGGACGACGAGATCGTCGGCGTGCTGAGCATCGGCGACGCCGTGAAGTTCCGGATGGACCAGCTGGAGTTCGAGCGCGACCAGCTCACCCACTACGTCCAGAGCTGA